A window of Octopus sinensis linkage group LG29, ASM634580v1, whole genome shotgun sequence contains these coding sequences:
- the LOC118768444 gene encoding E3 ubiquitin-protein ligase MIB2-like, with protein sequence MTPFLQAVSTGNFRIMQEFISKGADVKVVDNIGNNCLHLAVRKEEFHTEDESLTVLDKYYKKLQLSKEGKLSSLAVACYLADNGANFYHRNVWNVMPLDLINDTNLKERIKALFPPPLCLLCKSSEATVTFQPCEHTVTCKDCCSENEPKNCPKCQQVIVDKRGFGSLKLKEIHIQKVANKLGSKWRDVGENLGIGSFHLNKIKFEHSNNSTKQSLKMLRKWSATCAPEEFTFTTLREALLKAECLDVLEYQPQTE encoded by the exons ATGACACCATTTCTTCAAGCTGTCTCTACCGGCAACTTCAGAATAATGCAGGAATTCATTTCTAAAGGAGCAGACGTAAAAGTGGTCGATAATATCGGAAACAATTGTCTTCACCTTGCGGTGAGGAAAGAGGAGTTCCATACTGAGGATGAATCCTTAACTGTCTTGGATAAG TACTACAAAAAGCTCCAGCTTAGCAAAGAAGGCAAGCTTTCAAGCCTAGCAGTGGCTTGTTATCTGGCCGACAATGGAGCCAACTTTTACCACAGAAACGTATGGAATGTGATGCCGCTGGATCTTATCAACGATACAAATTTAAAGGAAAGAATTAAAGCACTTTTCCCACCACCATT ATGTCTGCTGTGTAAATCTAGTGAAGCTACAGTGACGTTTCAACCATGTGAGCACACTGTTACATGCAAAGATTGCTGTTCAGAAAATGAGCCTAAAAATTGTCCCAAGTGTCAACAAGTTATAGTTGACAAACGTGGATTCG GGTCCCTAAAATTGAAGGAGATACATATTCAAAAGGTTGCAAATAAGTTAGGGAGTAAATGGCGAGACGTTG GTGAGAATTTAGGAATTGGCAGTTTCCACTTGAACAAGATCAAGTTTGAACATTCAAATAACAGTACAAAACAGAGCTTAAAGATGCTCCGCAAATGGTCGGCAACTTGTGCTCCAGAAGAATTCACATTCACAACACTCAGAGAAGCTCTTCTGAAAGCTGAGTGCTTGGACGTACTCGAATATCAACCTCAGACAGAGTGA